One Leptolyngbya iicbica LK genomic window carries:
- a CDS encoding Hsp20/alpha crystallin family protein, producing the protein MTLALRQTPFGEFGSLQREMNRLFDSISPFRDDDVTFKGFMPAAELTETDDAIALKVELPGLKPEDVDIQVTEDSVVISGERKSEETTEENGMTRSEFHYGSFRRVIPLSTRIDNSSATADYNDGILKLHLPKAAEERNKVVKISLS; encoded by the coding sequence ATGACACTTGCACTTCGTCAAACACCCTTTGGTGAATTTGGCTCGCTGCAAAGAGAAATGAACCGTTTATTTGACTCTATCAGCCCCTTCAGAGATGACGATGTTACCTTCAAAGGCTTCATGCCAGCGGCTGAATTGACCGAAACCGATGACGCGATCGCCCTGAAAGTCGAATTGCCGGGTTTGAAACCAGAAGACGTTGACATTCAAGTCACAGAAGACTCGGTCGTCATTAGTGGCGAACGCAAATCGGAAGAAACGACCGAAGAAAATGGCATGACTCGCAGTGAATTTCACTATGGTTCATTCCGTCGCGTCATCCCACTGTCGACTCGCATTGACAACAGCAGCGCCACTGCTGACTACAACGATGGAATTCTGAAGTTGCACTTGCCCAAAGCAGCAGAAGAGCGCAATAAAGTTGTCAAAATTTCGCTTAGCTAG
- a CDS encoding AAA family ATPase has product MSEKLLTQIYNAFDPKRPLEPDDPFYVQCHEVRGDENIINEVGRNIIRSNQPTYQLYTGHRGVGKSTELRRLRRYLESQQRKVVYFEATDDLDDTDAKYTDILLACTRHLLDDLQRQANPGPLVGWLRSRWQSLKDLALTEIEFDDLTLQQQIGQFTTLTATLRQVPTTRKTIREQVDIHSISLIDALNEFIAEAQRNLAAQELVVIADNLDRIGLIRQDDGKTNHDEIFIDYSSQMCRLACNVIYTVPISLVYSNRSSQLRDNYGDIHVLPMVMVRRRDGTIHEPGLAKMKELVAKRVGHFTDRALVPEVFETETVLDSLCLISGGHMRELMQLVQTALNWTDELPIRRQAMLRAVAKGREDYRNAVDEVDWAKLAEVAQTKRIPNDDDYRELLFNRCVLEYRLVEEADDDLRIVRWHDVHPLIQKLEPFVNAVEQHQAAQEDESHGD; this is encoded by the coding sequence GTGAGCGAAAAACTGCTGACCCAGATTTACAACGCCTTTGACCCCAAGCGCCCGTTAGAGCCGGACGACCCGTTTTATGTGCAATGCCATGAGGTGCGGGGTGATGAGAACATCATCAACGAAGTGGGGCGCAACATCATTCGCTCGAATCAGCCGACGTATCAGCTTTACACCGGGCATCGGGGCGTCGGCAAATCCACAGAACTGCGGCGACTGCGGCGGTATCTGGAGTCGCAGCAGCGCAAAGTTGTCTACTTTGAAGCGACGGATGATCTGGACGACACCGACGCCAAGTACACGGATATTTTGCTGGCCTGCACGCGGCACCTGCTCGATGACCTCCAGCGACAGGCGAATCCGGGGCCGTTGGTGGGCTGGCTTAGGTCGCGCTGGCAATCGTTGAAAGATCTGGCCCTGACCGAAATCGAGTTTGATGATTTAACGCTACAGCAGCAGATTGGGCAGTTCACCACGTTAACGGCAACGCTGCGCCAGGTGCCGACGACGCGAAAAACGATTCGAGAACAGGTGGATATTCACTCGATTTCGCTGATTGACGCGCTGAACGAATTTATTGCTGAGGCCCAACGCAACCTGGCAGCGCAAGAACTGGTGGTGATTGCCGACAACCTTGACCGGATTGGCCTGATTCGGCAGGACGATGGCAAGACCAACCACGATGAAATCTTTATTGACTACAGCAGTCAGATGTGTCGGCTGGCCTGCAATGTGATCTACACGGTGCCGATTTCGCTGGTGTACTCGAACCGATCGTCGCAACTGCGGGACAACTATGGCGATATTCATGTGTTGCCAATGGTGATGGTACGGCGGCGCGACGGCACGATTCATGAGCCGGGATTGGCCAAAATGAAGGAGCTGGTGGCGAAGCGAGTAGGGCATTTTACCGACCGGGCGCTGGTGCCAGAGGTCTTTGAAACGGAGACCGTACTCGACAGCTTGTGCTTGATCAGTGGGGGGCACATGCGAGAGCTGATGCAGTTGGTGCAAACCGCGCTGAACTGGACGGATGAGTTGCCCATCCGGCGGCAGGCGATGTTGCGGGCTGTTGCCAAGGGGCGCGAAGACTATCGCAATGCGGTGGATGAGGTGGACTGGGCGAAGCTGGCGGAGGTGGCTCAGACGAAGCGCATTCCCAATGATGACGACTATCGCGAACTGCTGTTTAACCGCTGCGTGTTGGAATATCGCCTGGTGGAAGAGGCTGATGATGATTTGCGGATCGTGCGCTGGCACGACGTGCATCCGCTGATTCAAAAACTGGAACCGTTTGTGAACGCGGTGGAGCAACATCAAGCCGCGCAGGAGGATGAGTCCCATGGCGATTGA
- a CDS encoding anthrone oxygenase family protein: MSTAFTFQLVLILATLLCSLVAGFLFAFATVVMPGIKTLGDREFIRAFQVIDGVIQNNQPIMVAVWMGSIVAAVTAAGLGFGQLAGMQRLLLIAAPLIYILGVQLSTFTINVPLNNRLQALNVDAMDAPALKAARRNFEPGWNRWNLVRTPFASLASVLFMILLFSL, from the coding sequence ATGTCCACTGCATTCACATTTCAACTTGTGCTGATTTTGGCCACTTTACTGTGTTCCCTAGTAGCAGGTTTTCTGTTTGCCTTTGCCACCGTCGTCATGCCCGGCATCAAAACGCTGGGTGATCGCGAATTCATCCGAGCCTTTCAGGTCATTGACGGGGTCATCCAAAACAATCAGCCCATCATGGTGGCCGTCTGGATGGGCTCCATCGTAGCGGCGGTGACCGCAGCAGGACTGGGCTTCGGACAGTTAGCGGGAATGCAGCGCCTGCTATTGATCGCGGCTCCTCTCATTTACATCCTGGGCGTCCAACTTTCGACTTTCACCATTAACGTACCGCTCAACAATCGCCTCCAAGCGCTCAACGTCGATGCCATGGATGCCCCAGCCCTGAAGGCGGCGCGGCGCAATTTTGAACCCGGTTGGAATCGCTGGAACTTAGTCAGAACCCCGTTTGCGAGCCTGGCATCGGTGCTGTTTATGATTCTGCTCTTTAGCCTTTGA
- a CDS encoding NAD(P)-dependent oxidoreductase: MQLVIFGATGTVGAQVVQQALEQGHTVTAFARNLSKLDIQHPQLNLTQGDVMDASAVEQAIRGKDAVVCVLGAGKNLKSTIRSEGTRQIIQAMEKVGLRRLICLSTLGTGDSWGNLDFYWKYVMFGFILRQVFADHERQEALVRNSNLDWTIVRPGALTDGPLTGEYRHNFPSSDRNITLQISRADVADFILKQLSDQSSLYQAASLSY, encoded by the coding sequence ATGCAACTCGTAATCTTTGGTGCGACTGGAACTGTCGGTGCGCAGGTCGTTCAGCAGGCTCTGGAACAGGGACATACCGTCACCGCCTTTGCCCGCAATTTGTCCAAGCTCGATATTCAACATCCACAACTCAACCTCACTCAAGGGGATGTGATGGATGCCTCGGCAGTCGAACAGGCCATTCGGGGAAAAGACGCTGTCGTGTGTGTGCTGGGGGCGGGCAAAAACTTAAAGAGCACCATTCGCTCAGAGGGCACCCGACAAATCATCCAGGCGATGGAAAAGGTGGGGCTACGCCGACTGATTTGCCTTTCAACCCTGGGCACGGGAGATAGCTGGGGCAATCTGGACTTCTACTGGAAATACGTCATGTTTGGCTTCATTTTGCGCCAGGTGTTTGCCGACCACGAACGACAGGAAGCCCTGGTGCGCAACAGCAACCTGGATTGGACCATCGTGCGTCCAGGAGCCCTAACCGATGGCCCACTGACCGGAGAATATCGCCACAACTTTCCCAGCAGCGATCGCAACATCACCCTCCAAATTTCTCGGGCCGACGTGGCGGATTTCATCCTCAAGCAACTCTCGGATCAATCCTCTCTGTATCAAGCCGCCAGCTTGTCTTACTAA
- a CDS encoding TetR/AcrR family transcriptional regulator yields the protein MVAYYSPAATGLENDTETKILQAAQQLFARQGYGGTTTRDLAQAAGVAEGTLFRHFESKKAILLKVAADGWTELLTDLLTELSEMANYKAIDQVMQHRIDDIPRNADLMRVCFMEAQLHPELQGPVQGEMLAKMVDVTEAFFQTAIDRGIYRPLNPRVLAQIFLGMFAIAGFTHSALGDQANTSEQVQAFAQGLSDVFLNGVLTERDCATETQPVLDR from the coding sequence ATGGTTGCTTATTACTCCCCCGCTGCAACCGGCCTGGAAAACGACACAGAAACCAAAATTTTGCAGGCGGCTCAGCAACTGTTTGCCCGCCAGGGATATGGCGGCACCACGACCCGCGATCTCGCGCAGGCGGCAGGCGTCGCCGAGGGGACGCTGTTTCGACATTTTGAAAGCAAGAAGGCCATTTTGCTGAAGGTGGCGGCGGATGGGTGGACCGAGTTGCTCACCGACCTGCTGACTGAGCTGAGCGAGATGGCGAACTACAAGGCGATCGATCAGGTCATGCAGCATCGCATTGACGACATTCCCCGCAATGCTGATTTGATGCGGGTGTGCTTTATGGAAGCCCAACTGCATCCAGAGTTGCAGGGGCCGGTGCAGGGCGAAATGCTAGCCAAAATGGTCGATGTGACGGAAGCCTTTTTTCAAACCGCGATTGATCGCGGCATCTATCGTCCCCTCAATCCTCGGGTGTTAGCCCAAATCTTCTTGGGGATGTTTGCGATCGCGGGCTTTACCCACTCAGCGCTGGGCGACCAAGCCAACACGTCGGAGCAGGTGCAAGCCTTTGCTCAAGGACTGTCCGATGTCTTTCTGAATGGTGTCTTGACTGAGCGTGACTGTGCGACTGAGACACAGCCGGTGCTCGATCGATAG
- a CDS encoding helix-turn-helix domain-containing protein: protein MAASQPQSDLPPESPPAIASSPQTPDIQLEHLQYPPGEGIVHSPDRHTLFVSLTPRPIRYHQAQDGKCHDALYRHGDFTVTPADLSFFARWQDTENCLQLQVSDRWLRSVAQETLAGVGDRLTLVPTFQSRSGQIAAIATLMLTELQHQHPGGALYLDSLAQALTVQLLRQHGSTQAQLPQYEGGLPPYQLRQVLDYVDNHLTHDIKLADLAQLLTMSPFHFGRMFKQSIGVSPHQYVIQQRVERAKRLLKQGDRPIIDIAFDCGFSSHSHLTKQFRQLTGVTPTAFRKG, encoded by the coding sequence ATGGCCGCTTCGCAACCGCAATCAGATTTGCCGCCAGAGTCGCCGCCTGCGATCGCCAGCTCGCCCCAAACACCCGACATTCAGCTCGAGCATTTGCAATATCCACCGGGGGAAGGCATCGTTCACAGCCCCGATCGCCACACATTGTTTGTCAGTCTGACTCCGCGTCCGATTCGGTATCATCAGGCGCAAGACGGGAAGTGCCATGATGCGCTCTATCGCCATGGCGATTTCACCGTGACGCCTGCTGATTTGTCATTTTTTGCGCGCTGGCAAGATACCGAAAATTGTTTGCAGTTGCAGGTCAGCGATCGCTGGCTGCGCTCGGTGGCCCAGGAAACGCTGGCTGGTGTGGGCGATCGCCTGACACTGGTGCCCACCTTTCAGAGTCGCAGTGGACAAATTGCCGCGATCGCCACGCTGATGCTAACTGAGTTGCAGCATCAACACCCCGGTGGGGCACTGTACTTAGATTCCTTAGCTCAAGCTCTGACGGTGCAACTGCTGCGACAACATGGCAGCACTCAGGCGCAACTGCCTCAATACGAGGGGGGCTTGCCGCCTTATCAACTGCGCCAGGTTTTGGACTACGTGGACAACCATCTCACCCACGACATCAAATTGGCTGATTTGGCCCAGCTCTTGACCATGAGCCCGTTTCACTTTGGCCGCATGTTCAAACAATCGATTGGGGTGTCGCCCCATCAATATGTGATTCAGCAGCGGGTCGAGCGGGCCAAGCGTTTGTTAAAACAGGGCGATCGCCCCATTATCGATATCGCCTTCGATTGCGGCTTTAGCAGCCATAGTCACCTGACCAAGCAGTTTCGGCAACTCACTGGGGTGACGCCCACTGCTTTTCGAAAGGGGTAG